A region from the bacterium genome encodes:
- a CDS encoding SLC13 family permease: MNRGLWLAPAISIVLYFLPIPLSPEGHRMLAILGLATTLWVSEALPLPATALLIAVLVILFGIAPASEVFSIFADPLLFLFIGSFMLAEAMQVHGLDRRLAHGILRARWVRARAGRMVFVYCSISFLISMWVSNTATTAMLYPIGLSMIRIFEEQDRKTLAPLILLMTSFGSSIGGMATPVGTPPNLIGIGFLRELAGTSITFGQWMKTAVPISVATFLGIYFGMRLFYSNKALQDPMPELSTESVSAEQRRAQNNVALAFGITVFLWLLPSFSMLFGADVKWWESRLPESVVAIIGALLLFLLPVNWKERKFTITWKQAQNINWGIILLFGGGLVLGKFLFKTGVAEYLGDSLAAIYPFDSEFMYLLLFTLLAVFISEFTSNTASATLILPICIAVCQAVSIDPFRPALAATLASSLGFMLPVSTAPNAIVFGSGMIPIQTMIRYGVLLDLIGAFLVAVGVYFVA, translated from the coding sequence ATGAACCGGGGACTCTGGCTGGCTCCTGCTATATCTATAGTACTATACTTCCTTCCAATTCCACTCAGTCCTGAAGGACACAGGATGCTCGCAATCCTGGGGCTCGCAACAACTTTGTGGGTTAGCGAGGCGCTGCCTTTGCCGGCTACCGCTTTGTTAATCGCGGTGCTGGTGATTCTTTTTGGAATCGCTCCCGCCTCGGAAGTTTTTTCCATTTTTGCCGATCCGCTCTTGTTTCTTTTTATCGGGAGTTTTATGCTCGCCGAGGCGATGCAAGTGCATGGCCTTGACCGGCGGCTGGCGCACGGAATCCTTCGCGCTCGCTGGGTGCGCGCGAGAGCGGGCCGCATGGTTTTTGTGTACTGCTCCATTTCCTTTTTGATTTCGATGTGGGTCAGCAATACTGCCACAACGGCCATGCTCTATCCGATCGGTTTATCAATGATCCGGATTTTTGAGGAACAAGACCGGAAAACGCTTGCCCCGCTCATCCTTTTGATGACCTCCTTTGGGTCTTCGATCGGAGGCATGGCGACTCCGGTGGGAACGCCTCCGAATTTAATCGGCATTGGATTTCTGCGGGAGCTTGCTGGAACTTCGATCACATTTGGTCAATGGATGAAAACCGCGGTTCCTATTTCTGTCGCAACTTTTCTCGGGATCTATTTTGGTATGCGTCTGTTCTATTCCAACAAGGCTCTTCAAGATCCGATGCCGGAACTTTCCACGGAAAGCGTGAGCGCCGAACAACGCCGGGCGCAGAATAATGTTGCCCTTGCTTTTGGCATTACCGTGTTCTTGTGGTTGTTACCAAGCTTTTCCATGCTCTTTGGCGCGGATGTTAAATGGTGGGAGAGCCGTCTTCCGGAATCGGTTGTAGCCATCATCGGAGCGCTGTTGCTGTTTTTGTTGCCGGTCAATTGGAAGGAACGCAAGTTTACGATCACATGGAAGCAAGCTCAAAATATTAACTGGGGCATTATTCTTCTTTTCGGCGGGGGGCTGGTTCTCGGCAAATTCCTTTTTAAAACAGGGGTGGCAGAGTATCTGGGTGACTCATTGGCCGCAATCTATCCCTTTGATTCTGAATTCATGTATCTTTTGTTGTTCACTCTGCTTGCCGTGTTCATTTCGGAATTTACATCAAATACAGCTTCAGCCACTTTGATCCTTCCGATCTGTATTGCAGTTTGCCAGGCGGTTTCGATCGATCCTTTTCGTCCGGCCCTTGCAGCGACGCTCGCGTCCAGCCTCGGCTTTATGCTTCCCGTTTCCACGGCGCCCAATGCAATCGTGTTTGGATCCGGGATGATTCCAATTCAAACGATGATTCGTTACGGTGTTTTGCTCGATTTGATCGGCGCGTTTTTAGTTGCGGTCGGAGTTTATTTCGTGGCGTAG
- a CDS encoding M2 family metallopeptidase has translation MLKTKLVVVVLLSICAVAFSQYQAMEEFLKMYDSLYQRLYTVNSEAYWAAGTDVSEIHTGERIGADKALAAFQGSTYILDRSRNFLKSKDQLKPLEARQIEKILYYGAHAPGTISDIVSERVAAEAKQSATLDGFVFCEQKEGDKCLKPITTNQIDDILKDSRDLEQREKIWEVSKESGIALKPGLIELQKLRNRIAKETGYSSYFALEVSDYGMTVPEMMALTQKLVADLKPLYQQLHTWTKHELAARYKQPVPKMIPAHWLGNRWSQDWPGIVEGVDLDPLFKSKSKEWVIQQAEKFYTSMGMPVLPKSFWEKSDLYDLPPGSKRKKNTHASAWHIDLDKDVRSLMSVKPDFNWFGTTHHELGHIYYYLAYSTPEVPLTLREGANRAFHEGIGDLIKIAASQEPYLREIGLLPVDQKIDQNKWLLNQALDEVIFIPWSAGVMTGWEYDFYEKSLSPDEYNKRWWEYVAKYQGVAPPEPRAEQFCDPATKTHINDDPAQYYDYALAAAIKYQLHDHISRKILKTDPNNANYYGNKEVGKFLWDLLKLGQTRDWREVLKEKTGEELSTRAMLEYFKPLMAYLQKENHGRTVTWE, from the coding sequence ATGCTGAAAACGAAACTTGTTGTCGTCGTTCTACTTTCAATTTGCGCGGTCGCTTTCTCCCAATACCAGGCGATGGAGGAATTTCTTAAAATGTATGACAGCCTTTATCAAAGGCTTTATACCGTAAACTCTGAAGCCTACTGGGCCGCCGGAACGGATGTCAGCGAAATCCATACGGGCGAAAGAATTGGAGCAGATAAGGCATTGGCAGCCTTTCAGGGAAGCACATACATCCTGGACCGAAGCAGAAATTTCTTGAAATCCAAGGATCAACTAAAGCCGCTCGAAGCGCGGCAGATTGAAAAGATTCTGTATTACGGCGCTCATGCGCCCGGCACCATTTCCGATATCGTGAGCGAACGCGTTGCCGCTGAGGCGAAGCAGAGCGCGACTTTGGATGGTTTTGTTTTTTGTGAACAAAAGGAAGGAGATAAATGTCTAAAGCCGATCACGACAAACCAAATTGATGACATCCTGAAGGATTCACGCGATCTGGAGCAGCGGGAAAAAATATGGGAAGTTTCGAAAGAATCAGGTATCGCACTAAAACCCGGCTTGATTGAGCTGCAAAAGTTGCGAAACCGGATCGCCAAAGAAACGGGATACTCATCTTACTTTGCTCTGGAAGTCTCCGATTATGGAATGACAGTCCCCGAAATGATGGCTCTGACTCAAAAACTGGTAGCGGATTTGAAGCCACTCTATCAGCAATTGCACACATGGACCAAGCACGAGCTGGCCGCCAGATACAAACAACCGGTGCCCAAAATGATTCCCGCGCACTGGCTGGGAAACCGCTGGTCGCAAGATTGGCCGGGAATCGTGGAAGGCGTCGATCTGGATCCACTCTTTAAGAGCAAATCAAAAGAATGGGTGATTCAACAGGCAGAGAAATTCTACACATCCATGGGAATGCCGGTGCTTCCAAAAAGTTTTTGGGAGAAATCCGATCTTTACGATTTACCACCTGGCTCCAAGCGAAAAAAGAACACGCATGCGAGCGCCTGGCATATCGATCTGGACAAGGACGTTCGTTCACTGATGAGTGTGAAACCGGATTTCAACTGGTTTGGAACGACGCATCATGAGCTGGGCCACATCTATTATTACCTCGCGTACTCCACTCCGGAAGTGCCGCTCACGCTTCGTGAAGGCGCCAACCGCGCTTTTCATGAAGGAATCGGAGATTTGATCAAGATTGCAGCATCCCAGGAACCTTATTTACGCGAAATCGGTTTGCTTCCCGTGGATCAGAAAATCGACCAGAACAAATGGCTTTTGAATCAGGCGCTGGATGAAGTGATTTTTATTCCTTGGTCTGCCGGCGTTATGACCGGATGGGAGTACGATTTCTACGAGAAAAGTCTTTCACCGGATGAATACAACAAACGATGGTGGGAATACGTTGCCAAATATCAGGGCGTGGCTCCACCGGAACCTCGCGCAGAACAATTTTGCGATCCCGCAACGAAAACACACATTAATGATGATCCGGCCCAGTACTACGACTATGCGCTTGCAGCCGCGATCAAGTATCAACTCCATGACCATATTTCCCGGAAGATCTTGAAGACGGATCCGAACAACGCGAACTACTATGGGAATAAAGAGGTAGGAAAATTTCTGTGGGACTTATTGAAGCTCGGCCAAACTCGCGATTGGCGGGAAGTTCTGAAAGAAAAAACGGGAGAGGAGTTGAGCACGCGAGCCATGCTCGAATATTTCAAGCCGCTGATGGCGTATCTGCAAAAGGAGAATCATGGGCGTACAGTTACCTGGGAGTAA